TAGAAGAATAATTTGTTATTCATCGCCTACAGAAATCTATATGTACATACTAAGAAAGGAATGAATGCAATGAATAGGTGGATACCACTTTTTCTAGCTCTTTTTCTCATTATGACGGCAGGTTGTTCAGCTAGTAAAGAGTTAGAACGTGATGAGCCGATAAGGATTGGTATTATGCTATCTGATGTAGGATTGGGAGACCAATCTTTTAGTGACGCTGGATTCACTGGCTTAATGCGTGCACGAGATGAGTTGGGAATAATGTTTGATTATCGTGAGCTTGAAGATGGTGATGATTATGAAGAGCAATTAAGAGATTTAGTTGCACAAGGTAACGATCTTGTGATTGGGCTTGGGTTTATGGTTCAAGAAGCGATAGAGAAAGTAGCAGAAGACAATCCTGAACAACAATTTTTATTAATTGATGCAGTTTCAGACTCTTCAAATGTTCGTTCTCTCACTTTTAAAGAAGATGAAGGTAGTTATCTAATAGGAGTGCTTGCTGGATTGAAAACGACGACTAACACTGTCGGTTTTATCGGTGGAGTTGATGTACCACTTATCCGTAAGTTTGAAAATGGTTTCAGACAAGGTGTGAAACATGTAAACCCTGAGGCTGAAGTATTAGTGAGTTATGCAGGTAGTTTTGGAGATGACAAACTAGGTGCA
The sequence above is a segment of the Bacillus solimangrovi genome. Coding sequences within it:
- a CDS encoding BMP family lipoprotein; protein product: MNRWIPLFLALFLIMTAGCSASKELERDEPIRIGIMLSDVGLGDQSFSDAGFTGLMRARDELGIMFDYRELEDGDDYEEQLRDLVAQGNDLVIGLGFMVQEAIEKVAEDNPEQQFLLIDAVSDSSNVRSLTFKEDEGSYLIGVLAGLKTTTNTVGFIGGVDVPLIRKFENGFRQGVKHVNPEAEVLVSYAGSFGDDKLGAQEANTLIDNGADFIYPAAGFTGVGALQMAQEKGIYGFGVDTDQYFLAEEAVVSSMVKKVDVAVYEVIDTLVKSKELTSEHFQFGLKEKGVGLAPIRIIDLSNEEQKILDKVQTDLMNGTITIQ